One window of the Pieris brassicae chromosome Z, ilPieBrab1.1, whole genome shotgun sequence genome contains the following:
- the LOC123718761 gene encoding transmembrane protein 198 — MSSVGQLVPQVTKGPPNTTFSFNGPHIEGSFCTNINTNYDPVISVICAMYIVFGIVYSLFGYRCFKASMFLTGFTFGSAIVYLICLQEYLMPPYGNVGVALCAGLLFGLITMLIQYVGLFMTGFHTGLLIAIAGLAVYDQFLDSRLNTYWLCVVSLLLSGIFFAVINLYWKKVLTIFGTSVYGGAVIATSLDYYVERMVMLKWLWERAKLEPTVPPPCTISWFTLAAWPTVAIVGFTAQCALTGTGIYHEQSISAQKRLLKAQPARPVTREQRAEMKQRKYRYLYQVRTAHGDVISQSYVQALQKKAQCGIWTGSAGGECSTLQSDSTHLTVLAGSEQAPPTDSDDDLEQIRAAH; from the exons ATGTCTTCAGTTGGGCAACTGGTACCACAAGTAACAAAAGGGCCGCCTAATACAACCTTTTCATTTAATGGCCCACACATAGAAGGTTCATTCTGTACCAacataaatactaattatgaTCCAGTTATAAGTGTCATATGtgctatgtatattgtttttggaATAGTGTATTCCCTTTTTG GATACCGATGTTTTAAAGCAAGTATGTTCTTGACGGGGTTTACATTTGGTTCTGCCATAGTGTATCTTATATGTCTACAAGAATACTTGATGCCGCCATATGGAAATGTTG GTGTTGCACTATGCGCTGGACTACTTTTTGGACTGATAACAATGCTTATTCAGTATGTTGGATTGTTTATGACTGGATTTCACACTGGATTATTGATTGCTATTGCTGGTCTTGCTGTATATGATCAGTTTCTGGACAGCAGACTCAATACG TATTGGCTATGTGTCGTCTCATTACTTTTGTCCGGAATATTTTTCGCCGTTATCAACTTGTACTGGAAGAAAG TTTTAACTATCTTCGGAACTAGTGTGTATGGCGGCGCTGTCATCGCTACATCTCTGGATTATTATGTTGAAAGAATGGTTATGCTCAAATgg cTGTGGGAGCGTGCAAAGCTGGAACCAACTGTGCCACCTCCTTGTACAATATCGTGGTTCACTTTAGCTGCTTGGCCGACTGTCGCCATTGTCGGTTTCACTGCACAATGTGCTCTCACAGGCACCGGAATATATCACGAACAga gcATAAGCGCACAAAAGCGTCTTCTCAAGGCACAGCCCGCTAGACCAGTCACACGTGAACAACGCGCAGAGATGAAACAGCGCAAATATCGTTACCTCTATCAGGTGCGGACTGCACACGGCGATGTCATTTCACAG TCATACGTACAAGCATTGCAAAAGAAGGCTCAATGTGGTATTTGGACGGGTAGCGCTGGTGGCGAATGTAGTACGCTGCAAAGTGATTCTACACACCTTACAGTATTGGCTGGCTCGGAACAAGCCCCGCCCACTGATTCTGACGATGATCTGGAACAGATTCGAGCGGCCCACTAG